A region of Streptomyces sp. TG1A-60 DNA encodes the following proteins:
- a CDS encoding methyltransferase domain-containing protein: MARTSIRNVVSDPGRPGSLSHRARTKRWAELLRRFPTLSDMRVLDLGGVPEAWRLVPVRPAQVVTVNLDPKTLSADEPGVTAVVGDACALPALLVKERFDLVYSNSLLEHVGGHANRLRLAETVHTMSDQHWIQTPYRYFPVEPHWLFPGFQFLPLRARAEVSVRWPFGHTRSTGLGAAVDDAAWVELLDFTGMRRCFPHSEIWPERIAGLPKSLVAVSRAGHG; this comes from the coding sequence TTGGCACGCACATCGATCCGGAACGTGGTCAGCGATCCCGGCAGGCCGGGCTCCCTCTCCCACCGGGCCCGTACCAAGCGCTGGGCAGAACTGCTGCGACGGTTCCCGACGCTGAGCGACATGCGCGTGCTCGACCTCGGTGGAGTGCCCGAGGCGTGGCGACTCGTCCCGGTGAGACCGGCCCAAGTCGTCACCGTCAACCTGGATCCGAAGACCCTGTCGGCCGACGAGCCGGGTGTCACGGCCGTCGTCGGTGACGCCTGTGCTCTTCCCGCCCTGCTGGTCAAGGAGCGATTCGACCTCGTGTACTCGAACTCCCTCCTGGAGCATGTCGGTGGTCACGCCAACCGGCTGCGCCTGGCCGAGACAGTACACACGATGTCGGACCAGCACTGGATTCAGACCCCGTACCGATACTTTCCTGTCGAACCGCACTGGCTCTTCCCCGGATTCCAGTTCCTCCCCCTCAGGGCACGCGCCGAGGTCTCGGTCCGCTGGCCCTTCGGCCACACCAGGTCCACCGGCCTCGGAGCCGCCGTCGACGACGCGGCATGGGTGGAATTGCTGGACTTCACCGGGATGCGCCGGTGCTTCCCCCACTCCGAAATCTGGCCCGAACGCATCGCTGGACTGCCGAAGTCACTGGTGGCGGTCAGCAGAGCAGGCCACGGCTGA
- a CDS encoding glycosyltransferase family 4 protein, with the protein MTGTRKARVTFVQPYLTAYRLPFYARLADELARRGIELTVAHGAPTGDWVARRDNVVLPGAVELPQRDWLLGSRRIVWRPLAGLARSCDALVLPQALNQLDAYPLLARRRRSTPVALWGHGRTHCVRHGAAARWTKAALTRRADWFFAYTDAGGEYAVRAGVPPQRVTVVRNALDTTALAAASNAVTEAELTAVRERYGLTPGLTGLYIGGLDRHKRIPYLLTAAKEIARRVAGFRLLVAGDGAERDLVAAAGGAVIHVGPAHGRDKALLGAAADIMLAPGAVGLCVVDSFALATPLVTCVWPFHGPEFDYVEDGRNALVVDGDTDRYAAAVAGLLLRPERLAQLRQACRADATRYTVEDMAARFVPGLEALVRGDA; encoded by the coding sequence ATGACCGGCACGAGGAAGGCTCGCGTCACCTTCGTGCAGCCGTACCTGACCGCGTACCGACTCCCCTTCTATGCCCGACTCGCCGATGAACTGGCCCGTCGGGGCATCGAGTTGACCGTTGCCCACGGCGCGCCGACCGGTGACTGGGTGGCCCGCCGCGACAATGTCGTACTGCCCGGAGCGGTCGAGCTGCCCCAGCGCGACTGGTTGCTCGGCAGCCGCCGGATCGTCTGGCGCCCACTCGCTGGACTGGCGCGCTCCTGTGACGCTCTGGTCCTCCCTCAGGCTCTGAACCAGCTCGACGCCTATCCGCTTCTCGCCCGCCGCAGGCGCAGTACGCCGGTCGCGCTGTGGGGCCATGGGCGGACCCACTGCGTGCGGCACGGCGCAGCCGCGCGGTGGACCAAGGCCGCGCTGACCCGCAGGGCCGACTGGTTCTTCGCATACACCGACGCGGGCGGTGAGTACGCGGTGCGGGCCGGCGTGCCGCCGCAGCGGGTCACGGTGGTGCGCAACGCACTCGACACCACGGCGCTGGCCGCCGCCTCGAACGCGGTCACGGAAGCCGAACTGACTGCTGTCCGCGAGCGATACGGGTTGACTCCCGGACTCACCGGGCTCTACATCGGCGGGCTCGACCGCCACAAGCGGATCCCTTACCTGCTCACCGCGGCGAAGGAGATCGCCCGCCGCGTCGCCGGATTCCGGCTGTTGGTCGCGGGCGACGGCGCTGAGCGGGATCTGGTGGCGGCCGCGGGGGGCGCGGTGATCCATGTCGGGCCCGCCCACGGGAGGGACAAGGCGCTGCTCGGCGCCGCCGCGGACATCATGTTGGCACCGGGGGCGGTCGGGTTGTGCGTGGTGGACTCCTTCGCACTGGCGACCCCTCTGGTGACCTGTGTCTGGCCCTTCCACGGCCCCGAGTTCGACTATGTGGAGGACGGGCGCAACGCCCTGGTGGTCGACGGGGACACCGACCGCTATGCGGCCGCTGTGGCCGGACTCCTCCTGCGGCCGGAGCGGTTGGCTCAGCTGAGACAGGCCTGTCGTGCGGACGCGACGCGGTACACGGTCGAGGACATGGCCGCCAGGTTCGTCCCCGGTCTGGAAGCCCTTGTCCGGGGCGATGCGTGA
- a CDS encoding glycosyltransferase family 4 protein, translating to MHIGLTGPVDLSPLLPALDRPLPAVPTGPSTGWLARTWLDQGHRVTVFAMSHEVTSRAVFGSERLQLVVTPMRPSRQVRDLYRYERRQLAAALREHPTDVVSAHWTYEYARAAIASGRLAFVTARDTPLRCAWEMRDAYRWLRHTQALPAVHRATALSANSPYTARHLRRCLGVRRPIEVIPNGVRTDALPTLCAPPPGDTPVFAAALQGWGPMKNTRALLRAFTLVRTRIPRARLLLLGSDHGPGGPAQAWAAARETTAGVEFAGQLPHAAMLDRLATEAHVLVHPSRLESFSMICAEAMGMGLPVVAGRRSGAVPWVVGDAGLLVDIDRPDRIAEAMTALARDDEQRKALGAAGRARVRGHFSLDDIARHYVDWFTTADRRVP from the coding sequence GTGCACATCGGCCTCACCGGACCTGTCGACCTCAGCCCTCTGCTGCCCGCGCTGGACCGCCCGCTTCCCGCCGTCCCGACGGGGCCCTCCACCGGCTGGCTGGCCCGCACCTGGCTCGACCAGGGCCACCGGGTCACCGTCTTCGCGATGAGCCACGAAGTGACCTCTCGCGCGGTGTTCGGCTCGGAGCGCCTGCAACTCGTCGTCACGCCGATGCGCCCCTCCAGACAGGTGCGCGATCTCTACAGGTACGAGCGACGGCAGTTGGCAGCCGCACTGCGTGAGCACCCAACCGATGTGGTCAGCGCGCACTGGACGTACGAATACGCACGCGCGGCCATCGCCAGCGGCCGCCTCGCCTTCGTCACCGCCAGGGACACGCCGCTGCGCTGTGCCTGGGAGATGCGCGACGCCTACCGCTGGTTGCGACACACCCAGGCCCTGCCCGCCGTCCACCGTGCCACCGCGCTCAGTGCCAACAGTCCCTACACCGCACGGCACTTGAGGCGCTGTCTGGGGGTGCGCCGACCGATCGAGGTGATCCCCAACGGAGTGCGGACCGACGCTCTGCCCACCCTCTGCGCGCCGCCGCCCGGTGACACGCCCGTGTTCGCCGCGGCTCTGCAGGGCTGGGGGCCGATGAAGAACACCAGGGCGCTGCTGCGGGCCTTCACCTTGGTACGCACGCGGATCCCGCGCGCCAGGCTGCTGCTCCTGGGCTCGGACCACGGTCCCGGCGGTCCGGCGCAGGCTTGGGCGGCGGCCAGGGAAACCACCGCCGGGGTCGAGTTCGCCGGACAACTGCCGCATGCCGCAATGCTGGACCGTCTCGCCACCGAGGCGCACGTGCTCGTCCATCCGTCCCGTCTCGAGTCCTTCTCCATGATCTGTGCCGAGGCCATGGGCATGGGTCTGCCGGTCGTTGCCGGACGGCGCAGTGGCGCCGTGCCCTGGGTGGTCGGCGACGCCGGCCTGCTCGTCGACATCGACCGACCCGACCGGATCGCGGAGGCGATGACTGCGCTGGCCCGGGACGACGAGCAGCGGAAGGCTCTCGGCGCGGCGGGGAGGGCTCGGGTGCGTGGGCACTTCTCGCTGGACGACATCGCGCGGCACTACGTCGACTGGTTCACGACAGCCGATCGGCGTGTGCCCTGA
- a CDS encoding UDP-glucuronic acid decarboxylase family protein has translation MRAVVTGGAGFIGSHLCERLLQADHDVLCVDNFLTSSPENIEHLMGDRHFQFRHGDITQGVDEPGPVDAVFHMASPASPADYLRLPLETLRVGSAGTWHALDLAAAKGARFLLTSTSESYGDPLIHPQPESYWGHVNPVGPRSVYDEAKRFGEALTMAYRRSRGVDAKIVRIFNTFGPRMRPDDGRAIPTFIRQALRGEPITVTGDGSQTRSLCYVDDVVEGLLLMLASDHCGPVNLGNPHEVSMLELAQWIGKLTRSGSEIMLTPRPQDDPERRRPDITLARELLNWEPTTPVERGLCDTITDFRRRLAPDDFAGSGTRPAGSTPSTEAVRS, from the coding sequence ATGCGTGCAGTAGTGACGGGTGGGGCCGGGTTCATCGGCTCCCATCTGTGCGAGCGGCTGCTTCAGGCGGACCACGACGTGCTCTGCGTGGACAACTTCCTGACTTCCAGCCCCGAGAACATCGAGCACCTCATGGGCGACCGGCACTTCCAGTTCCGCCACGGGGACATCACCCAGGGCGTGGACGAGCCGGGGCCGGTGGACGCCGTCTTCCACATGGCTTCACCAGCCTCGCCCGCGGACTACCTGAGACTGCCTCTGGAGACACTCCGAGTGGGCTCGGCCGGCACCTGGCACGCCTTGGACCTGGCCGCCGCCAAGGGCGCCCGCTTCCTGCTGACCTCCACCTCGGAGTCGTACGGCGACCCCCTGATCCATCCTCAGCCGGAGAGCTACTGGGGACATGTGAACCCCGTGGGCCCGCGTTCGGTGTACGACGAGGCGAAGCGCTTCGGTGAGGCACTGACGATGGCGTACCGCAGGAGCCGCGGTGTGGACGCCAAGATCGTGCGCATCTTCAACACCTTCGGGCCGCGGATGCGCCCGGACGACGGACGGGCGATCCCCACATTCATCCGCCAGGCGCTGCGCGGCGAGCCGATCACGGTCACCGGCGACGGCAGCCAGACCAGGTCCCTGTGCTACGTCGACGACGTGGTCGAAGGCCTGCTTCTCATGCTGGCCAGCGACCACTGCGGACCCGTCAACCTGGGCAATCCCCACGAGGTCTCCATGCTGGAGCTGGCGCAGTGGATCGGCAAGCTCACCCGGTCCGGCTCCGAGATCATGCTCACCCCGCGTCCCCAGGACGACCCCGAGCGACGGCGTCCGGACATCACCCTGGCCCGCGAACTGCTGAACTGGGAGCCCACGACTCCCGTGGAACGCGGCCTGTGCGACACCATCACCGACTTCCGCCGGCGTCTGGCCCCCGACGACTTCGCCGGGAGCGGCACGCGGCCCGCCGGGTCCACGCCGAGCACCGAAGCCGTCCGCTCATGA
- a CDS encoding sugar transferase codes for MPVSTAKTAHHRPAPCGRAHWGVRAAKRSIDCAGAAVLLLLVAPVLLAAAVAVKLDTPGPLLFRQRRTGWRGKDFHVLKLRTMHVGSERLRAAMEVRNEADGHLFKIREDPRVTAVGRWLRRYSLDELPQLVNVLRGQMSLVGPRPLPVVDSAFTGEARRRLLVRPGITGLWQVSGRSDLAWEDALRLDLEYVDTWSVRLDLTILWRTLPAVLRGDGAY; via the coding sequence ATGCCGGTATCCACCGCGAAGACGGCTCATCACCGGCCGGCTCCGTGTGGGCGGGCGCACTGGGGAGTCCGGGCGGCCAAGCGGTCCATCGACTGTGCGGGGGCCGCCGTCCTGCTTCTGTTGGTGGCGCCGGTACTCCTCGCCGCCGCCGTCGCGGTGAAGCTCGACACTCCGGGCCCGCTGCTGTTCCGCCAGCGCCGGACCGGCTGGCGGGGCAAGGACTTCCATGTCCTCAAGTTGCGGACGATGCACGTCGGTTCGGAGCGGTTGCGCGCGGCCATGGAGGTGCGCAACGAGGCGGACGGGCATCTCTTCAAGATCCGCGAGGACCCGCGGGTGACCGCTGTCGGGCGGTGGTTGCGCCGTTACTCCCTGGACGAGTTGCCGCAGCTGGTCAATGTGCTGCGGGGGCAGATGTCCCTGGTCGGTCCCCGTCCGCTCCCGGTCGTGGACTCGGCGTTCACCGGGGAGGCCCGTCGCCGCCTGCTGGTCCGGCCCGGGATCACCGGACTGTGGCAGGTGAGCGGACGGTCCGACCTCGCCTGGGAGGACGCCCTGCGCCTGGATCTGGAGTACGTCGACACCTGGTCGGTCAGGCTGGACCTGACGATCCTCTGGCGGACCCTCCCCGCCGTGCTGCGCGGTGACGGCGCCTACTGA
- a CDS encoding glycosyltransferase family 4 protein — MKPLRIALVHSFYRSSAPGGENEAPLDQAEALRRAGHEVRMVAAHTDELQRQPLYAMRCAVTVAGGRGRSPLSDLRAFAPDVVHVHNLFPNFGRAWVTDWHGPLVATLHNFRPLCAAATLYRDGAVCTRCPDGDRWAGLRAGCYRGSRLATLPLAWAGRRGPTADPLLRRADRLVVLSGLSRATYAAAGVDERRLALIPNFVPGVNGTDAEPGERWVYVGRLTTEKGILELLRRWPADELLDVIGNGPLEEACRAAAPRSVRFHGALERTELRRRLPGYRGLVFSSRCYEGAVPLVYIEALAAGLPVLTFEGSAAPGAVRGEGTGTVTAWDDPLNQVLREAASRFPGLRDHCRRVYEEAYSEQIWTTRVVQLYGELCGAPKALDRA, encoded by the coding sequence ATGAAGCCGCTGCGGATCGCACTCGTCCACAGCTTCTACCGTTCCTCCGCTCCCGGCGGCGAGAACGAGGCCCCCCTCGACCAGGCGGAGGCGCTACGCAGGGCCGGACACGAGGTTCGGATGGTCGCCGCACACACCGACGAGCTGCAGCGCCAGCCGCTGTACGCGATGCGCTGCGCGGTCACCGTGGCGGGCGGGCGCGGCCGTTCGCCGCTCTCCGACCTGCGGGCCTTCGCCCCGGACGTCGTGCACGTCCACAATCTCTTCCCCAACTTCGGCCGGGCCTGGGTGACCGATTGGCACGGCCCGCTCGTGGCGACCCTGCACAACTTCCGCCCACTGTGCGCGGCAGCGACGCTCTACCGCGACGGCGCGGTCTGCACCCGCTGCCCGGACGGCGACCGCTGGGCAGGGCTTCGCGCGGGCTGCTACCGCGGGTCCCGGCTCGCCACGCTGCCGCTGGCCTGGGCTGGACGCCGCGGCCCCACTGCCGACCCTCTGTTGCGTCGCGCCGACCGGTTGGTGGTCCTCTCCGGGCTCAGCCGTGCCACCTACGCCGCAGCCGGGGTGGACGAGCGGCGCCTGGCGCTCATCCCCAACTTCGTGCCCGGAGTGAACGGTACGGACGCCGAGCCGGGAGAACGCTGGGTGTACGTCGGCAGGCTCACCACGGAGAAGGGCATCCTTGAACTGCTGCGACGCTGGCCGGCCGACGAGCTGCTGGACGTCATCGGAAACGGCCCGCTGGAAGAGGCCTGCCGGGCAGCCGCACCCCGCTCGGTGCGGTTCCACGGTGCGCTCGAGCGCACCGAACTGCGTCGCCGGCTGCCGGGGTACCGCGGCCTCGTCTTTTCGAGCCGTTGCTACGAGGGCGCTGTCCCCCTCGTGTACATCGAGGCGCTCGCCGCCGGTCTGCCGGTGCTCACCTTCGAGGGATCGGCCGCGCCCGGCGCGGTACGGGGCGAGGGCACCGGAACCGTCACCGCCTGGGACGACCCGCTGAACCAGGTGCTGCGCGAGGCGGCGAGCCGGTTCCCGGGGCTGCGTGACCACTGTCGACGAGTCTACGAGGAGGCATACAGCGAGCAGATCTGGACCACACGTGTGGTCCAGCTCTACGGTGAACTCTGCGGTGCGCCGAAAGCCCTGGACCGGGCATGA
- a CDS encoding WecB/TagA/CpsF family glycosyltransferase, with the protein MTAPPSSRTTPVPAAPVVECLGVPITAHTRDSAARHVVHLAGRMREARDGLTDGPGASGMQRGSDVHLSNAYTLALADRDPELHGILRSASLNLPDGQSVAWASQLLHRDDTLPGTRVYGPDLLLDVFALSQHTDLRHYLLGSTPDVLDALHRELERRFPRTRITGTCSPPFRPLTAQELRQQAADIRAAGADIVWVGLGTPKQDRWAAELCAELPVVAVAVGAAFDFIAGAKRQAPPWMQHNGLEWLFRLGCEPRRLWRRYVFGNARFLWGVTRQATVGGSTASPRTVRGMAPCDAGRPTGPSVRVSEAR; encoded by the coding sequence ATGACCGCCCCTCCGAGCAGCCGGACGACACCGGTGCCGGCGGCTCCCGTGGTCGAGTGCCTCGGTGTGCCCATCACCGCGCACACCCGCGACAGCGCGGCCCGCCATGTCGTGCACCTGGCCGGTCGGATGCGCGAGGCACGTGATGGGCTCACCGACGGACCCGGCGCCTCCGGCATGCAGCGCGGCAGTGACGTACACCTGTCCAACGCCTACACGCTCGCCCTCGCCGACCGGGACCCCGAACTCCACGGCATCCTCCGCTCGGCCTCCCTGAACCTGCCCGACGGACAGTCGGTCGCCTGGGCCAGCCAGCTTCTCCACCGCGACGACACCCTCCCCGGCACCCGCGTGTACGGCCCCGACCTCCTTCTGGACGTCTTCGCCCTGAGCCAGCACACCGACCTGCGGCACTACCTCCTCGGCTCCACGCCCGACGTACTGGACGCACTGCACCGGGAACTGGAGAGGCGCTTCCCCCGGACACGGATCACCGGCACCTGCTCCCCGCCCTTTCGCCCGTTGACCGCCCAAGAACTGCGGCAACAAGCGGCGGACATCCGCGCCGCGGGAGCGGACATCGTCTGGGTGGGCCTCGGCACGCCCAAACAGGACCGCTGGGCCGCCGAACTGTGCGCCGAACTGCCCGTGGTCGCCGTGGCCGTGGGTGCGGCCTTCGACTTCATCGCCGGCGCCAAGCGCCAGGCGCCGCCCTGGATGCAGCACAACGGGTTGGAATGGCTGTTCCGTCTCGGCTGCGAGCCGCGCCGCCTGTGGCGGCGGTACGTGTTCGGCAACGCGCGGTTCCTGTGGGGGGTGACCCGGCAGGCTACGGTCGGCGGGAGCACCGCGAGCCCACGCACTGTACGGGGAATGGCGCCCTGTGACGCCGGACGCCCCACGGGTCCGAGTGTTCGAGTGTCCGAGGCCCGATGA
- a CDS encoding oligosaccharide flippase family protein: MSDAPRSAGRVLSVVSWGYGGAAVSVVLQLGYTAWTARMAPHSAFGAYAIALTVTQVPGLIATAGLATCVLRAEQLSRSLFRAALRLSLLTGVACWVVVELAAPWCAALWGMPDLTLFLQLLGCQYLVAPTGCVLLAALRRVGLPGYATVAELTGQVAGCVVAAVVLARTGSPAALALALPVAAFATFGLSVCASAKLVLARDSGAPPGSLLGLSGFLTGFALLRALGGSAPLWMAGRLLGPGAAGLWSRAQLLSDVPVNVLVKGLNQAAVPLLADRRSQGLPLTRPAQHLLYAASAGFVVFGALAGAGPAVLALLLGPGWEGAVALVPAFAVGAALQVVYAAGCALDLARGAQRDLVRTQLVLLAVTGAGLVGAVGSREPLPFIAAGAAGLAVGHAVQLVSWCRTDTLGAGAVVRAHLTHLAAGVCLAAAGSWGDSALGGLPGAALAMSPVLLGCWLLRGRLPAYQAAAGIGLLGRPGRRAKKPVTVPVSRP, from the coding sequence ATGAGCGATGCCCCGAGATCCGCAGGTCGCGTCCTCTCCGTGGTGAGCTGGGGTTACGGCGGCGCCGCCGTGTCGGTCGTCCTCCAGCTCGGCTACACCGCCTGGACCGCGCGGATGGCGCCGCACAGCGCCTTCGGTGCCTATGCGATCGCTCTCACGGTGACGCAGGTGCCTGGGCTGATCGCCACGGCGGGCCTGGCGACCTGCGTCCTGCGTGCCGAGCAGCTCAGCCGCTCCCTCTTCCGCGCAGCGCTCAGGCTCTCGCTGCTGACCGGCGTGGCCTGCTGGGTGGTCGTCGAGCTCGCCGCCCCGTGGTGCGCTGCGCTTTGGGGGATGCCCGACTTGACCCTCTTCCTCCAGCTGTTGGGCTGCCAGTATCTGGTGGCGCCGACGGGTTGCGTGCTGTTGGCCGCGCTGCGCCGGGTCGGCCTGCCGGGCTACGCAACGGTCGCCGAGCTCACCGGGCAGGTGGCCGGCTGCGTGGTCGCGGCCGTTGTTCTCGCCCGTACCGGCTCCCCTGCCGCCCTCGCGCTGGCCCTTCCGGTCGCGGCGTTCGCCACCTTCGGTCTCTCCGTGTGCGCATCGGCGAAGCTCGTTCTGGCGCGGGACTCGGGCGCTCCGCCCGGCTCCCTGCTGGGACTGTCCGGGTTCCTCACCGGCTTCGCGCTGCTGCGCGCACTCGGAGGCAGTGCCCCGCTGTGGATGGCGGGCCGACTGCTCGGTCCCGGCGCGGCCGGGCTCTGGTCGCGTGCCCAGCTGCTGTCCGACGTACCGGTGAACGTCCTGGTCAAGGGGCTCAACCAGGCAGCCGTACCGTTGCTCGCCGACCGCCGCAGCCAGGGACTGCCCCTGACCCGGCCCGCGCAGCATCTGCTGTACGCCGCCTCCGCCGGATTCGTTGTCTTCGGCGCCCTGGCCGGCGCCGGACCCGCCGTGCTCGCCCTGTTGCTCGGCCCCGGCTGGGAAGGGGCCGTGGCGCTGGTGCCCGCGTTCGCCGTGGGCGCCGCGCTTCAGGTCGTCTACGCGGCCGGATGTGCGCTGGACCTTGCCCGCGGCGCTCAACGTGATCTCGTACGCACTCAGCTGGTTCTGCTCGCCGTCACCGGGGCGGGGCTCGTCGGCGCAGTCGGCTCGCGCGAGCCACTTCCGTTCATCGCGGCTGGAGCGGCCGGGCTGGCCGTCGGCCACGCCGTTCAGTTGGTCAGCTGGTGCAGGACGGACACGCTCGGCGCCGGCGCCGTGGTCCGTGCCCATCTCACGCACCTTGCGGCCGGGGTCTGTCTGGCCGCGGCCGGCAGCTGGGGCGACTCCGCGCTGGGCGGTCTGCCCGGCGCGGCGCTCGCCATGTCTCCCGTACTGCTGGGCTGTTGGCTGTTGCGCGGTCGGCTGCCGGCCTACCAGGCAGCCGCCGGGATCGGACTGCTGGGCCGCCCAGGTCGGCGAGCGAAGAAGCCCGTGACCGTACCCGTTTCCCGGCCGTGA
- a CDS encoding class I SAM-dependent methyltransferase, with translation MSCVTTTSTKPSMGQLQEQGHGDGHDYAKGSPHIRHHSVRERVIAELHTLVGEVIDLNGECRVLELGAGHGTFTDHLLAAGAEVEMTEMSAPSAAVLRQRFRHNPRVTVIHDPDGRAACDGGPLGAVVCISVLHHIPDYLGTVQRLVERIVPGGGFLSIQDPLWYPRRSGISMGKDRSAYLLWRLGQGEFRRGFATRMRRLRGVHDETNEADMVEYHVVRNGVDEDALCGLLAPAFEETELRRYWSTQSGMLQSIGERIGPPNMFGIVARNRR, from the coding sequence GTGTCGTGCGTGACGACCACTTCAACCAAGCCTTCCATGGGGCAGTTGCAGGAGCAGGGACACGGCGACGGGCACGACTACGCCAAGGGTTCGCCGCACATCCGCCACCACAGCGTCCGCGAGCGCGTGATCGCAGAGCTGCACACCCTCGTGGGGGAGGTCATCGACCTGAACGGGGAATGCCGGGTGCTGGAACTCGGCGCCGGGCACGGCACCTTCACCGATCATCTGTTGGCGGCCGGCGCCGAGGTCGAGATGACGGAGATGAGTGCGCCCAGCGCGGCCGTTCTGCGGCAGCGCTTCCGGCACAACCCCAGGGTCACGGTGATCCATGACCCTGACGGTCGGGCGGCCTGTGACGGGGGTCCCCTCGGCGCTGTCGTATGCATCTCCGTGCTGCACCACATTCCGGACTACCTCGGCACCGTCCAGCGGCTTGTCGAGCGCATCGTGCCCGGCGGTGGGTTCCTCAGCATCCAGGACCCGCTCTGGTATCCGCGGCGGTCCGGAATCTCCATGGGAAAGGACCGCAGCGCCTACCTGCTCTGGCGGCTGGGACAGGGTGAATTCCGCCGCGGTTTCGCCACCCGGATGCGCCGCTTGCGCGGAGTGCACGACGAAACAAATGAGGCCGACATGGTCGAGTACCACGTCGTGCGCAACGGTGTGGACGAGGATGCTCTGTGCGGGCTGCTTGCGCCCGCTTTCGAGGAGACGGAGTTGCGGCGCTACTGGTCCACGCAGTCCGGGATGCTGCAAAGCATCGGCGAACGGATCGGGCCACCTAATATGTTCGGAATCGTTGCCCGGAATCGTCGCTGA
- a CDS encoding FkbM family methyltransferase, with product MTLLHRARSAVQRLGIDITRYPANWSGQRLVQLLQKFEISVVIDAGAHCGGYATMLRHGGYRGRIISFEPLNGPGTELRRRASSDPSWTVLPFALGDRSGTTVMNVAGNSGASSSVLPMLERHSQAAPHAAYTGEQTAEVRRLDELWEQLVIPGERVFLKMDVQGYEGHVLRGAGKHTAECVGVQTETSFVPLYEGGLLFNEALALLQAELGLTLMSVVPGFTDPKSGQMLQCDVVLFRERQAAHV from the coding sequence GTGACCCTCCTCCACCGCGCGCGCAGCGCAGTACAGCGGCTCGGTATCGACATCACCCGTTATCCAGCGAACTGGTCGGGTCAGCGACTCGTCCAACTCCTGCAGAAGTTCGAGATCAGCGTGGTCATCGACGCGGGCGCACACTGCGGCGGCTACGCGACGATGCTCCGCCACGGCGGCTACCGAGGCCGCATCATCTCCTTCGAGCCGCTCAACGGGCCGGGCACCGAACTGCGCCGCCGGGCGTCGTCGGACCCGTCCTGGACCGTGCTGCCGTTCGCGCTCGGCGACCGCAGTGGCACCACCGTGATGAATGTCGCGGGCAACTCGGGCGCCAGCAGCTCCGTCCTCCCCATGCTGGAGCGCCACTCGCAGGCCGCCCCCCATGCCGCCTACACCGGTGAGCAGACCGCCGAGGTCCGTCGGCTCGACGAGCTGTGGGAGCAGCTCGTCATTCCCGGCGAGCGGGTCTTCCTGAAGATGGACGTCCAGGGTTACGAGGGACACGTGCTGCGTGGTGCGGGCAAGCACACGGCGGAATGCGTCGGTGTCCAGACCGAGACGTCCTTCGTCCCGCTGTACGAGGGCGGGCTGCTGTTCAACGAGGCACTGGCCCTCCTCCAGGCCGAGCTCGGCCTCACCCTGATGTCCGTCGTCCCCGGCTTCACCGACCCGAAGTCGGGCCAGATGCTGCAATGCGATGTGGTGCTCTTCCGCGAACGACAGGCGGCGCACGTATGA